The Deltaproteobacteria bacterium genome contains the following window.
GCGAGCTTGCCCAATACCCCCAAGGCGAAGGCCATGACGAAAAGCGCAACGGTTTCAACAATACCGAGAACCACAATGTAATTCCCGAACCCTTTTCCCGTTTCACCCATGGCGTCACAGGCGCAAGCAGCCGCTTTTCCCTGCATCCAGGCGGAAAGGCCGATGGCGATGCCTGCGACAATGCCCGTTCCCCAGAGGAAAAACCCCTGCATCGCGTATTCGGCCATTTTGTTCATCAGAATCATGCCGTAAATCGTCTGGGTCAGGGGGGCCCCGACAAAGGCGACCAGTATAAAGGATGCGGTCTTATTCTGGGAGAAGCTCTTCTTCCAGGCTCCGATGGCGGCCATGCCCGCCTCGCCCGAACCCAGGGCGGAACCCATCGCGGCGAAGGCCAGGGCGGCCAGGGGCCCGAGATCTCTCAACTGGGCAATGACATTCATATCCATAATTATTCTCCTTTTCTGAGAGGTTTATACATGACGCCGGACCATTTGACATCCGCGTGGTTTGAAAATTCCAGAACATTCAGACGGACGCCGTGAACCAGGATCGACATGGGCGCCAGCAGCAAGTTCAGTCCGTGACCGAAGAGGATGATCGGCACGGCGATGAGGGCGGGCAGGACGCCATCGAAACCGATTCCCGCCGCCATGCGGTTGAAGGCGTCGGAAACGGAAACACCGGCCAGGCCGACGGCAAAAAGACGGATGTAGGAAACAACGTCGGTAAAATTGTTCATGAGATTCATGAGATAGTTGCCCAGCCCCTTGGCGAGGTTTCGAAGCGGATTTCCCCGGGTCTCGGTGAAAAAAAGGACCAGGGCGGAACCCGCGCCAAACAGATAAAAGACCGCTGGGGACAGGGGCTTTCCGAGTATCAGGGTGTTGGCCACGAAAACGGAACACCACAGAACAGCGATCCAGCCCAGGTCAACGAGCAGGGTAAGACGGGGCCATTTCAAGGCCATCTGCCAGAGGTGGCCGATCGACAGATGTGCCGCCCCGATGATAAAACAGAGCATCTGGACGTTGACGTCTTTTCTCAGAGCGGGAATCAGCGGCTGCACCCATGACGGCAGCCAGTCCTGGCCGAAGCATGTTCCGCTCAAGGCGCCCATGACGGCGATCACGCCGCCCATGAGATAAAAGAAGTAAAAAATAGTCAGGTCCCGTGTCTTTTTGCCCCATTTTCGTTGAGCGAAAAAAGTCAGCAACAGGACCAGGAGCCCATAACCGAGGTCATTGACGAGGAGCGCCACGAAAAGGCTGAAAAACACGAAAAAGACGGGACTCATGTCCAGTTCACGGTAACCGGGAACGAGTTCGATAAATGAAAACAGGGGGCGCATGGAGTTGACCCAGCGGTTGTTGACGAGCAGGGTCGGAACGGTGTCGTCTTCATCCGGGTCAGCGGCGATGAAACCCCAACTCAGAGCCGTCGCCGTCCTTTCGAGTTCATCGACCTTATCCTGCGGCGCAAATCCCGAAAAAACGGCCAGGGTCCCGAATTTGCCCATGCCGGAGATCGCCTCCGCCAGCTCCAGTTCCTTTTGCAGGCTTCCTTTACGCTTCTTCATCGAATTAAGGGCGCCGGCCATGTCCCGGATACGCTCGTTGTTCTTCGAGATTCTTTGCTTTGTTTCAGACAGTTCCGTCTTCAATTCCGACAGGGAAAGAGCCGGGAGGCCGGCATCGGAGAAGGGGAGGTCGAGAGGATCCCGGGAGATGACGGCGCAGCCGACCAGGGGGCCTTCCCGGAAGAGTTCTCGAACGATCACATCCGGGGGTATGGCCTTCAACTGTTCAGGCTTGACCCGATAGAGACGGATCGCGAGATTTCGTTCGGCCAGCCGTGCGATGTCTGCCGGGCTGAAGTCACCCCATTTTTCCCAACGGCTGATTTCCCCGAGCAGACGTGACGCCTCTTCCTGAAGGGCCTTGTTCTGGAGGTCCAGATCGGTCACTCTTTTCGCCAGTTCCAGGGGGTCCTCCATGGGGGCAGGGGATATCGTATCGCCTCGCGCTGCTTCAATGATACCCGTCGCCTGTCCGATCAGGGCGATGTTGTCACGCAACTTTTCGAGGTTCGTTCCCTCGGGCGACTTGAGGTGATTGACGTGAAGCAGGCCCAGGGCGGCGATCTTTTCGAGAGTCGTTTCCGCGTCCTTTTCCCTTACGATGATGAATATTTTTTTCATGGGAACGATCATCGGGCGGCCTCCCTGACCGGTCGGGCCGTTCTCCGCTTGACCAGCTTGCTCCGCCCGATGCTCCCGGCAAGCTGATCGCCGATGTGGATCCTGATCAGACGGATGTGCTCCTGGGCTTCGGGAATCTTGACCTTTTCAAAGAGGTTTACCCGTTGAGTCGTGGTGAGAAGTTCCCGTCTGAGCAGTTCTTCTCCCTTTTTCAAGGCTTCGAGCTGGAAATGGGAGTCGATATATTCCCTGAAAAGCATGATCCCGCGGTCCAGCCACAGGGGCGTTGCGAAGAGGTCATAGTCGGGAACCTGGAATTCGAGATGGTCGAATACGGGGATGTCAACCCCCGCAACATTTCTCGACGTGAAGAAAACCTCCCGCGCATCGAGTGCGTCGCCCATGACGATGCCGGATTCCGCCAGGAGACCCATCCAGGGGATGATGTCCCCCGCCAATTTATCCAGTTGCAGGCGGCAGGACTCCAGGGCGCGGCTCTGCTTGTTGAGTTCAAGGTGAAGCTGCTGCTTTTTCAGTTGGAGGGTCGGCAGAAAGCGCTGATACGCCTGCAGCCGGTCTCTTTGGATCTTCAGTTCTCCCTGGGTGAGGCGGACCGTGCTCATGATGCCTGCTCCACCCGGCCGGGCCAATGCCGTTCAAGCATCGATTGCTTGATGCCTGTTTCTTCCGGGCTGAAACAGTCGGCCAGAATCTGCCACCCCAAATCGAGGGCGCTTTCAAGGGACATGTTCACGGACAGGGACATCATCCGTTCCTCGAAGGCCCGGCCATAACGAAGGAGCTTGCTGTCCCAGTTGCTCATCTGGAAACCCATCGACCGTTTCTCGAGGGTTTCCCGGTACATGGCGAAAAGCTGGATCATCGTGTCCATCATGGTGCGATGATCGTCCCGTGTCTCTCCGTTGACGTTCTGCTTCAGGCGGCTCAGGGAACCAAAAGGTTCGATGACACCGTTTTTCAGATAGAACTGTCCTTCCGTGATGTAACCGGTGTTGTCGGGAACGGGGTGGGTCACGTCGTCACCGGGCATGGTCGTGAGACCCAGGATCGTGATGGATCCCGCCTCCTCGAAATCAACGGCTTTTTCGTAGCGGGCCGCGAGCTGGCTGTAGAGGTCTCCGGGGTACCCGCGGTTCGAGGGAATCTGCTCCATGGTGATGGAGACTTCCTTGATGGCGTCGGCGAAATTGGTCATATCCGTAAGGAGGACGAGGACACGCTCGCCCTCGATGGCGAACTGCTCGGCCACGGCCAGGGACATATCGGGAATCAGGAGGCTTTCGACAACCGGATCGGCGGCGGTATGGATGAAGCAGACCGTCCGGGTGCTGACGCCGTGCGTTTCAAAGGTGTCCCGGAAGTAAAGGTAATCGTCATGTTTGAGACCGATGCCGCCCAGGATGATGATATCGACTTCGGCCTGGGTGGCGATTCGGGCCAGCAGTTCGTTATACGGTTCACCGGCGATGGAGAAGATCGGGATCTTTTGAGACTCGACGAGGGTGTTGAAAAGATCGATCATCGGAATGCCCGTGCGGATCATTTTGTCTGGCATGATGCGCTTGACCGGATTGACCGACGGCCCCTGGATATCCACCATGTGGTCATAAAGGAGGGGGCCCCCGTCCAGGGGCAGGCCGCTTCCGCTGAAAATACGGCCTAAAAGATCTTTGCCCGTTGCGACCCGCATGGGGTGGTTGAGAAAGCGGAGCCGATCACCCGTTGAAATTCCCCGGGTGCCGGTGAAGACTTGAAGGGAAACCAGGGATCCATCGATACGGATCACCTGGGCGAGGGAGGAACCGCGGGCGCTGGTTACCTCCGCGATATCTCGATATCCGACGTTCTCCGCTTCGACGGTGATCACGTCACCGACGATTTCCAGAATCCGGCTGTAGAATTTACGCATGACCTGACTCCTCCGAATGGGAAATATGCTTTTCAAGCAGTTTGCCTATGTCCTTTTCGAGGGAAGTGAACCCTTCCGTTTGCCATGGCGTGGCGTTCAGGGTCCTGAAAAGCTGTCCCATTTGCTGAAAGAAGAACCTTGCGGAATCTTTGCTTTCAAATACCAGCTCCGTCGTCAGGATTTGGTGAAGCATACCGTAAACGTGGGCCTGGCGCTCCATGACGGTGGCTTCGTCAACGGGGTCGAAGGCATTCTGCTGGACATAGGCAAAATCGAAGAAGTCTCCCTTCAGGTAATCGACGAAATCTCCGAGGGCGGTCCCTTCCTCGCCGATCACTTTCATCATCTGGGAAACATCGGAGCTTTTTCTCAGCATGGCATGGCCCGCCTGGGTTTGCGCCTCCGGTATGGAACCGGTGTACTTGCTCCAACTGATGAGGGGGTCGATCGATGGAAATTTTCTCGCATTGGAACGCTCCCGTGAAAGGCCCTGAAAGGCGCCGACCACCTTCAATGTCGCCTGGGTGACGGGCTCCTCGAAATTGCCGCCGGCGGGGCTGATCGTTCCGCCGATCGTGACGGAGCCGTGGGAACCGTCATTGAGGAGAACGATTCCCGCCCGTTCATAAAATGACGCGATGCGTGATTCGAGGTAGGAGGGAAAAGCCTCCTCGCCGGGAATTTCTTCCAGGCGGCCGGACATTTCCCGCATGGCCTGCGCCCAGCGCGAAGTCGAATCGGCCAGCAACAGGACATGCAGCCCAAGCTGGCGGTAGTATTCAGCGATTGTGACAGCGGTGTAAACACTGGATTCGCGCGCGGCCACCGGCATGGAACTCGTGTTGCAGATGATCACCGTCCGATCGCTGAGCGACTGGCCCGTGCGCGGATCCGTCAGGTGGGGAAACGTCTTGATGGTTTCCACCACTTCACCGGCCCGTTCCCCGCAGGCGGCGATGATGACCACATCGACTTCGGCATGACGGCTGATGAGTTGCTGCAACACGGTCTTGCCCGCGCCGAAGGGGCCGGGTACGCAATAGGTGCCCCCCAGGGCGACAGGGAAGAGGGTATCGATGACACGCATCTTCGACACAAGGGCGCGATCCGGTTTCAATTTTTCCTCGTAAGCCCTGATGGGGAGCTTGATTGGCCAGCGCTGGTGCATGGTTATCTCGCGCTGTCGCCCCCGGCTGTCTTCCAGCAGCGCCAGCCTGTCCGTAATCCGGTAGTCCCCCGGGGGGACAATGGACTGGACCCTGTAAAACCCCCGAAGGGAAAAAGGGGCGAGGATGTGATGCTGGAATATTTTTTCGGGAACGAAGCCGATTTTATCTCCCCGTAGAATCTTGTCACCCTCCCTGACTTGGGGTGTGAAATGCCATAATTTCTCTTTGTCCAGAGGAAAACTGTAAGCGCCCCGTTTGAGGAAAAAACCGAATTCATCGGCAAGGACGGGCAGGGGGTTCTGAAGACCGTCGTAAATCTGGCCCAACAGGCCCGGCCCCAGATCGACGGAAAGGAGTTCGCCTGAAAATTCAACGGGATTCCCCGCTGAAAATCCCACGGTGTCTTCAAAAACCTGCAAATCCACTTCATCGCCGCGGATTCGGATGACCTCGGCTTTGAGCCGCTCGCCCCCGTGGACGATGAATGCAACCTCATTCTGGATGACAAACAGGCCTTCAATGTTGACGGAAACCATGTTGCCGTTAATTTTAACGATTTGTCCTATACGAACTTTACTCATGATCGATTGATTGGAAGCTCTTTCAGGTTGAAGGAAGAAAGGGTTTCATTGAAAACGGCCGCTTTGTCCGCCGTATCAATGACATGCCATTTCAGCAGGATTTTCAGCTTCAGCGTGTAAATCAGCAAAGCGGAAAAGTTGAATATGTGTCCCGATTCCATTTCTTCCAGACAATTCCAGCGGGTCTGGTCCAGTATCCTTTCCGATTCAAGCGGATCCTGATTTTTGTATGCCTCCGAGGCATACCGTTCGATCCGCTGATCGATTTTTTCTTCCCGAGACTTCAGGTATTTTTCCGGAGAGACACCGAGGTCGGTGCTGCGGAGTCTCACGAGATGATTCCTGAGGGTTGTTTCGAAGGCGGCGAACATACGTCCGACCGGTTCCGTCGCCGACGGAACGTCCACCTTTTCCGTGGCGTATTCCCGAATCGTCCTCTGTTCATCCTCTGGAATGAAACCCGTCAATTTTTTTATGAAATCCTCCATCGAGAAGGGCGGGTTCATTCCGTAATGCAGGCCGGGCAAGGTCGATAGAATATAGGAATAATAGCCCGACATATCAGATCAGACCGCGGCCTGGGTCGAGTCGTTAATTTCCCTGAAAATGGCGGCCATGCGCGGCTTGAGATAAGTCATCAAAGCCTCCCCCAGGGCGTCGTCAGTGAAACTGAAAAAAGATTTTCCGCCATCGTAGCTGATGACAAACCCACGGTCGAACCTGCGAAAATGGCGCAGGGTAATGCCCTTCTTTATTTCCTCCTGCAACTTGGTAAAAAAAGCATCCAGGGAATTCAACTCTTCCTGGGTCATGACCACGATGTAGTCCGTCTCCGGATGGGCGCTTTGCTCGAGAATCAGTTTGCGCATAATATCGCTGAGCATGTCGTCGGAAAGGGAAGCAGAGATTTCCTTTTTGACCACTTTTAAAAGCATGGCGTTGATCTGTTGACGCAGGGCGATGAGGAGATTCCGCCCCGCCTGTGCCAGGGCCAGTTCATCGTTCTTACGCAGCTCCTCTATGGTTTTTTTTGCCTCCGCGATCATGGCGTCGGCTTTGACCGATGCTTCCTCGACAATCCTGCGGGCCCGTTCACGGGCCTCATCTTCGATCCGGTTCGCTGTGGCTTCCGCTTCTTCTATGCCTTCATTTTTGATTTTCTCTATAAGTGAGTTCAAGGTCTCAACCATAATGTCTCCAGAATGAAAGAAATGAGCGCTGGGATGTGTAATTTTATTCCGACGAAAGATCAGGGGAAATAGGGGATATCTAACCGGGATAAAACAGCTTTTAGCAAACAGTCCTTGCGAGCGAAGCATCTATAACATACATCCCCTCCGGTTTCAAAAAAATCTGAAAAGTCGCCCGTTACCGATCGGATTCATAATCCACTGATATTTCTATCTTATCCAATAAAGTATAATGATCATATATATACTTTCTATAGAATAGAATATAATATAACACAAAATAAATCAATATTGCGTGTTGACTTAATCGGTATCGTTTTTTACATTACGGAGAAATCGATAATGCAGGAAAGGAGTTTCACATGAGCAAATCGCTTCGAGGAACGAGAACGGAAAAAAATCTTCTGGCCGCTTTCGCCGGAGAATCCCAGGCAAGAAACCGCTACACATATTTTGCGAGTGTCGCCAAAAAAGAGGGGTATGAACAGATTGCCCGTATTTTTCTGGAAACGGCTGAAAACGAAAAGGAACATGCCAAAATATTCTTTAAGTTTTTGGAAGGCGGCGACGTCGAGCTGACGGCCGCTTACCCTGCAGGCGTCATCGGGGATACGAAGGCAAACCTGGAGGCCGCGGCTGCTGGCGAAATGCACGAATGGACGACCCTTTATTCCGATTTCAGTGCGGCCGCGAAAGACGAGGGTTTTGATGAAATTGCCCGGACCTTCGATCAGGTCGCCAAGGTGGAAAAATATCATGAGGCCCGTTATCGTGCGTTGATCAAAAATGTCACCAACAGCGAAGTCTTTTCGAAAAAAACCCCGGTCAAATGGCATTGCCTGAACTGCGGTTATGTTCATGAGGGAGCGTCGGCGCCCCAGGTGTGTCCTGCGTGCCAACATCCTCAGGCCTACTTCGAGGTACTGGCGGAAAACTATTGAGAAAGCTTGCGTCATCATTTTGACTGTGGGGGAGTCGTGAATCCCGGGATTTCTCGTATGGGAAATGACAAATGGGAGCTTCTCGAAAGGACGAGCAGAGTTGAACTCAGGAAACCCGATCTTCCGGACAATCCCCGTTCAATGGGATGTCCAGGAGGGTTTTTTTGTTCAGCGTCTCTTTCCATAGCCTGATATCAGACAGCGCGCGATCGGCATAATGCGATCCTCGGTACCGCTTGGGAATTCTTCTTTGTTCAAGGGGGGTAAAAAGACCGAAATTAACGTTCATCGGCTGAAAATCGTGCAGGTCTTGCCTGGTTATGTGGTGGATCAGTGCGCCGATCGCCGTAGTCGGAGGAGGGGGGCTGATCTCCCCGCCGGATAACGACGCGGACATCGAGATTCCGGCCCAAAGCCCTGTTGCGGCCGATTCCACGTATCCCTCGACGCCCGTGATCTGCCCGGAGACGAAAACCCGTTTGTCTTTTCGGAGCTGCAACGTCTTGGTGAGCAATTGCGGCGCGTGCAGGTACGTGTTGCGATGAACACTTCCATACCGGACAAATTCGGCTTCTTCCAGGCCGGGTATGGCGCGGAAGATTCGCAACTGTTCAGGATAAGTTAGTTTCGTTTGAAATCCCACCATATTGAACAGGGTTCCCCCGGCATTTTCCCGACGCAGTTGAACAACGGCGTAAGGAGATCGGCCTGTTTTGGGATCTGTCAGGCCGATCGCTTTCATGGGACCGAACAGCAGGGTATGCAATCCCCGGGCGGCCAGCACTTCGATGGGAAGACAGCCTTCGAAACACTTCATGTCCTCGAAGGATTTCAGGGGAACCACCTCCGCCGTACTGAGAGCATCCCTGAAACGATGATAGGTTTCTTCCGTCATGGGACAGTTGAGATAATCCCTCGCGCCCTTGTCGTAGCGCGATGCAAAAAAGGTTCTTTCATAATCGATCGTTTCCGCATCGATAATCGGCGAAATGGCGTCATAAAAGTACAGGTATTCCGAGCCGGTCAGCTCCGCAAGACTTTGCGACAGACCTTCCGAGGTTAGAGGCCCCGAGGCTATCAACACCATGCCCGTATCCGGAATGTGGGTGATTTCTTCCCTGACGAGATTGAAGCCCGGGCAGGCGGAAAGGCTTTCCTCGATGAAGCGGGCGAATTTAAGCCGGTCGACGGCCAGGGCGGATCCCGCCGGTATCCGGGTCGCATCGGCGGCACGCATGGTGAGAGAGTCGAAATGCCGCATCTCTTCTTTTAGCAACCCCACGGCATTTTCGCGTTGATTGGAACGCAGGGAATTACTGCAGACCAGTTCTCCCAGGTGGGGTATCCGATGCGCGGGGGAGTATCGTCCGGGTTTCATTTCGTACAGATTGACCCCGTAGCCTCTGGACAGCAGTTGCCAGGCCGCTTCACAGCCGGCAAGCCCCCCGCCGATGATGATGGCGCGATTGTCTCCGTGTTCCGGTTTGTTGGGGGAGATCATACTAGGGATCTGTCTTCGTAGGCTTTGAAGAAGACGTGTCTTTTTTCATTTTGACGATCGTCTTGCAGGCGGGGTAGCCGGAGCAGCCGAGAAATTTCCCGAATCGTCCTGAACGGATGATCATCGCTTTTCCGCACTTTGGGCATACGATATCCGGCGCGATTTCAGGCGGTTCCCCCTTTTT
Protein-coding sequences here:
- a CDS encoding V-type ATP synthase subunit K (produces ATP from ADP in the presence of a proton gradient across the membrane; the K subunit is a nonenzymatic component which binds the dimeric form by interacting with the G and E subunits), giving the protein MDMNVIAQLRDLGPLAALAFAAMGSALGSGEAGMAAIGAWKKSFSQNKTASFILVAFVGAPLTQTIYGMILMNKMAEYAMQGFFLWGTGIVAGIAIGLSAWMQGKAAACACDAMGETGKGFGNYIVVLGIVETVALFVMAFALGVLGKLAV
- a CDS encoding V-type ATP synthase subunit D, producing MSTVRLTQGELKIQRDRLQAYQRFLPTLQLKKQQLHLELNKQSRALESCRLQLDKLAGDIIPWMGLLAESGIVMGDALDAREVFFTSRNVAGVDIPVFDHLEFQVPDYDLFATPLWLDRGIMLFREYIDSHFQLEALKKGEELLRRELLTTTQRVNLFEKVKIPEAQEHIRLIRIHIGDQLAGSIGRSKLVKRRTARPVREAAR
- a CDS encoding V-type ATP synthase subunit B, with the protein product MRKFYSRILEIVGDVITVEAENVGYRDIAEVTSARGSSLAQVIRIDGSLVSLQVFTGTRGISTGDRLRFLNHPMRVATGKDLLGRIFSGSGLPLDGGPLLYDHMVDIQGPSVNPVKRIMPDKMIRTGIPMIDLFNTLVESQKIPIFSIAGEPYNELLARIATQAEVDIIILGGIGLKHDDYLYFRDTFETHGVSTRTVCFIHTAADPVVESLLIPDMSLAVAEQFAIEGERVLVLLTDMTNFADAIKEVSITMEQIPSNRGYPGDLYSQLAARYEKAVDFEEAGSITILGLTTMPGDDVTHPVPDNTGYITEGQFYLKNGVIEPFGSLSRLKQNVNGETRDDHRTMMDTMIQLFAMYRETLEKRSMGFQMSNWDSKLLRYGRAFEERMMSLSVNMSLESALDLGWQILADCFSPEETGIKQSMLERHWPGRVEQAS
- a CDS encoding V-type ATP synthase subunit A, which gives rise to MSKVRIGQIVKINGNMVSVNIEGLFVIQNEVAFIVHGGERLKAEVIRIRGDEVDLQVFEDTVGFSAGNPVEFSGELLSVDLGPGLLGQIYDGLQNPLPVLADEFGFFLKRGAYSFPLDKEKLWHFTPQVREGDKILRGDKIGFVPEKIFQHHILAPFSLRGFYRVQSIVPPGDYRITDRLALLEDSRGRQREITMHQRWPIKLPIRAYEEKLKPDRALVSKMRVIDTLFPVALGGTYCVPGPFGAGKTVLQQLISRHAEVDVVIIAACGERAGEVVETIKTFPHLTDPRTGQSLSDRTVIICNTSSMPVAARESSVYTAVTIAEYYRQLGLHVLLLADSTSRWAQAMREMSGRLEEIPGEEAFPSYLESRIASFYERAGIVLLNDGSHGSVTIGGTISPAGGNFEEPVTQATLKVVGAFQGLSRERSNARKFPSIDPLISWSKYTGSIPEAQTQAGHAMLRKSSDVSQMMKVIGEEGTALGDFVDYLKGDFFDFAYVQQNAFDPVDEATVMERQAHVYGMLHQILTTELVFESKDSARFFFQQMGQLFRTLNATPWQTEGFTSLEKDIGKLLEKHISHSEESGHA
- a CDS encoding DUF2764 family protein: MSGYYSYILSTLPGLHYGMNPPFSMEDFIKKLTGFIPEDEQRTIREYATEKVDVPSATEPVGRMFAAFETTLRNHLVRLRSTDLGVSPEKYLKSREEKIDQRIERYASEAYKNQDPLESERILDQTRWNCLEEMESGHIFNFSALLIYTLKLKILLKWHVIDTADKAAVFNETLSSFNLKELPINRS
- a CDS encoding rubrerythrin family protein, giving the protein MSKSLRGTRTEKNLLAAFAGESQARNRYTYFASVAKKEGYEQIARIFLETAENEKEHAKIFFKFLEGGDVELTAAYPAGVIGDTKANLEAAAAGEMHEWTTLYSDFSAAAKDEGFDEIARTFDQVAKVEKYHEARYRALIKNVTNSEVFSKKTPVKWHCLNCGYVHEGASAPQVCPACQHPQAYFEVLAENY
- a CDS encoding methylenetetrahydrofolate--tRNA-(uracil(54)-C(5))-methyltransferase (FADH(2)-oxidizing) TrmFO — its product is MISPNKPEHGDNRAIIIGGGLAGCEAAWQLLSRGYGVNLYEMKPGRYSPAHRIPHLGELVCSNSLRSNQRENAVGLLKEEMRHFDSLTMRAADATRIPAGSALAVDRLKFARFIEESLSACPGFNLVREEITHIPDTGMVLIASGPLTSEGLSQSLAELTGSEYLYFYDAISPIIDAETIDYERTFFASRYDKGARDYLNCPMTEETYHRFRDALSTAEVVPLKSFEDMKCFEGCLPIEVLAARGLHTLLFGPMKAIGLTDPKTGRSPYAVVQLRRENAGGTLFNMVGFQTKLTYPEQLRIFRAIPGLEEAEFVRYGSVHRNTYLHAPQLLTKTLQLRKDKRVFVSGQITGVEGYVESAATGLWAGISMSASLSGGEISPPPPTTAIGALIHHITRQDLHDFQPMNVNFGLFTPLEQRRIPKRYRGSHYADRALSDIRLWKETLNKKTLLDIPLNGDCPEDRVS